In the Pirellulales bacterium genome, one interval contains:
- a CDS encoding glycoside hydrolase family 28 protein, which yields MPAATAPDWPADVNPALPKIPDRTFNLQDFGGVGDGKTWNTQAFKDAIAKVKQSGGGRLIVPAGVYRTLPFELCSQLDLHLEEGAVIQAPGTFADYDLPEPSTLTTQEEVRQKVKAPPPLISGTSLHDVALTGSGTIDGAGQIWWPWTERATRTQPGRIIYPRMKLVVINGCQRLHVDGITIRNSPQFHLVPIDVTDLLIENVKLQAPATAQNTDAIDPTNCSNVLIRNCEIDVGDDNIVIKSGGHDILIEDCRILHGHGISIGSGTTNGIHNMLVRRCTMEGTDNGIRIKSMRGAGGAVKHIRYEDIQMKDVHYAFVFDLLYMDDARPNFRGEPNKIPSMRDVEICNVKVESAKDAGRIWGLPESPISGITFRNVQITADTDFKQQDAHDITYENVTRHIKDASDSKPSDNKPGDEHAGDHS from the coding sequence GTGCCGGCCGCAACTGCCCCCGATTGGCCGGCCGATGTCAACCCGGCCCTGCCAAAAATTCCCGACCGCACGTTTAATCTGCAGGATTTTGGCGGGGTTGGCGACGGGAAAACTTGGAACACCCAGGCGTTCAAAGACGCAATCGCCAAGGTGAAACAGTCCGGCGGCGGTCGGCTGATTGTCCCCGCAGGCGTGTACCGTACGCTGCCGTTCGAGCTTTGTAGCCAGCTCGATTTGCATCTGGAGGAAGGCGCCGTGATCCAAGCGCCTGGCACGTTTGCCGATTACGACCTGCCCGAACCCAGTACACTCACCACCCAGGAGGAAGTGCGACAAAAGGTGAAAGCGCCGCCGCCCTTGATTTCCGGAACAAGCTTGCACGACGTGGCGCTGACCGGCTCGGGCACGATCGACGGGGCGGGACAAATTTGGTGGCCTTGGACCGAACGGGCAACGCGGACTCAGCCCGGCCGCATTATTTATCCCCGGATGAAATTGGTGGTAATCAACGGCTGCCAGCGCTTACACGTCGACGGCATTACGATCCGCAATTCGCCGCAGTTTCATCTGGTGCCGATCGATGTCACAGACTTGCTGATCGAGAACGTGAAACTGCAAGCGCCCGCCACGGCACAGAACACCGACGCCATCGACCCCACAAATTGCTCAAACGTGCTGATTCGCAATTGCGAAATCGACGTCGGCGACGACAACATTGTCATCAAAAGCGGCGGGCATGACATTTTAATTGAAGATTGCCGCATTCTTCATGGGCACGGCATTTCCATCGGCAGCGGCACGACAAACGGCATTCACAACATGCTGGTGCGGCGGTGCACGATGGAGGGGACCGACAACGGCATTCGGATTAAATCGATGCGCGGCGCCGGCGGTGCAGTGAAACACATCCGTTATGAAGATATTCAGATGAAGGACGTGCATTACGCCTTCGTGTTCGATCTGTTGTACATGGACGATGCGCGGCCCAACTTCCGCGGCGAGCCAAATAAAATACCCAGCATGCGCGACGTTGAAATATGCAATGTGAAGGTCGAAAGCGCCAAAGACGCCGGCCGCATTTGGGGACTGCCCGAAAGCCCCATTTCCGGCATCACGTTCCGCAACGTCCAAATTACGGCGGATACTGATTTCAAGCAGCAAGACGCCCACGATATTACCTACGAAAACGTGACCCGGCACATTAAAGACGCCAGCGACAGCAAGCCGAGCGACAACAAGCCCGGTGACGAACATGCTGGGGATCACTCATAG
- a CDS encoding aldo/keto reductase, with protein sequence MSYRPAENRYASMRYNRCGASGLKLPAVSLGLWHNFGGVDDFDNARRLMLHAFDLGITHFDLANNYGPPPGSAEENFGKILHGELQAHRDEFIISSKAGYTMWAGPYGDWGSRKYLVASLDQSLKRMGLDYVDIFYHHRPDPHTPLEETMGALDFIVRSGKALYAAVSNYKPPEMQRAVALLRQLGTPCLIHQAKYSMFERWVEDELLDLLAAEGVGCIAFSPLAQGLLTDKYLSGIPAGSRASKSVFLKPEHITEEKLSIIRRLNDVAKARGQKLSQMALAWVLRDSAANRRHGAMTSVVIGASRVEHIDDAVEMLGQLEFSSAELSNIESILRP encoded by the coding sequence ATGAGCTACCGACCGGCTGAAAATCGCTACGCCAGCATGCGCTACAACCGTTGCGGCGCTAGCGGCCTGAAGCTGCCCGCTGTGTCACTGGGCTTGTGGCACAATTTCGGCGGCGTCGACGATTTCGACAACGCCCGCCGACTGATGCTACATGCCTTTGACTTGGGCATCACACACTTTGACCTGGCGAACAATTACGGCCCGCCGCCGGGCAGCGCCGAGGAAAACTTCGGAAAAATTTTGCACGGCGAACTGCAAGCCCACCGCGACGAATTCATCATCTCCTCCAAAGCCGGCTACACCATGTGGGCTGGACCGTACGGCGATTGGGGCAGCCGCAAGTACCTTGTCGCCAGTTTGGATCAAAGCCTGAAGCGCATGGGCTTGGACTACGTCGACATTTTCTATCATCACCGGCCCGATCCCCACACGCCGCTGGAAGAAACGATGGGCGCGCTCGATTTCATAGTCCGCAGCGGCAAGGCGCTGTATGCCGCCGTGTCGAACTACAAACCACCGGAAATGCAACGGGCCGTTGCGCTGCTGCGGCAGCTCGGCACGCCGTGCCTCATTCACCAGGCCAAGTACAGCATGTTCGAGCGCTGGGTCGAGGACGAGCTGCTCGATTTGCTGGCGGCCGAAGGCGTGGGATGCATCGCTTTTTCCCCGCTCGCACAGGGGCTGCTGACAGACAAGTATTTGAGCGGCATTCCCGCCGGTTCGCGGGCCAGCAAATCGGTTTTTTTGAAGCCTGAGCATATTACAGAGGAGAAGTTGTCGATAATTCGCCGGCTGAATGACGTGGCCAAGGCCCGCGGGCAAAAATTATCGCAAATGGCGCTGGCCTGGGTGCTGCGCGACAGTGCTGCTAACCGCCGGCACGGCGCCATGACCTCTGTAGTGATTGGCGCCAGCCGCGTGGAACACATCGACGATGCCGTGGAAATGCTGGGGCAGTTGGAATTCAGCAGCGCGGAATTGTCGAACATCGAAAGCATTCTGCGCCCCTGA
- a CDS encoding archease, with the protein MMYEVFSHTADIGLRIRSGTLEELFCEAAAGLFSLIVSNLDEVQPRDEVVFSLPRLDGETDYLLFDWINELLFTFDSRRLVLSKFSVQISQVGLQATAWGEPLDATRHGLDHEVKAITYHGLKVVPEAGGWLAEVIVDI; encoded by the coding sequence ATGATGTATGAAGTTTTCTCCCACACGGCTGATATCGGGCTGCGCATTCGTTCCGGCACGCTGGAAGAGTTATTCTGCGAGGCAGCGGCCGGATTGTTCTCGCTGATCGTGAGTAATCTCGACGAAGTTCAACCGCGGGACGAAGTCGTATTCTCGTTGCCTCGCCTCGACGGCGAAACCGATTATCTGCTATTCGACTGGATCAACGAATTGCTGTTCACCTTCGATTCCCGGCGGCTGGTGCTCTCGAAGTTTTCCGTGCAGATTTCGCAGGTCGGCTTGCAAGCGACGGCTTGGGGCGAGCCGCTCGATGCGACGCGGCACGGGCTGGATCACGAAGTGAAAGCCATCACGTATCACGGGCTAAAAGTCGTGCCCGAAGCCGGCGGCTGGCTGGCGGAAGTGATTGTGGATATTTGA
- a CDS encoding oxidoreductase — MPKSMRCFLVTKRENGVVERRLATVPLDDLPAGEVLVRVQYSSLNYKDALAATGHAGVVSRFPHVPGIDGAGTVVESNSPKFRAGDEVIVTSFELGAARWGAYAEFIRVPAEWVVPLPAGLTLRESMVLGTAGFTAALCVEAIQRQGIGPERGDVVVTGASGGVGSLAVAMLAQAGFRVSAVSGKPAAADLLRRLGAKEILLRETVTDTSGKPLLRAQWAAAIDTVGGTVLSTLLRSMKEQGCVTACGLVGGTELPITVYPFILRGVVLAGIDSAWYPADKRTALWAKLAGLWKPAQLDELSTEVALADLEPKIEDILAGRSVGRTVVKI, encoded by the coding sequence ATGCCCAAATCCATGCGATGTTTTCTGGTTACCAAGCGCGAAAACGGAGTTGTCGAACGCCGTCTGGCAACCGTGCCGCTGGATGATTTGCCCGCTGGCGAGGTGCTGGTGCGCGTGCAATACTCCTCGCTGAATTACAAAGACGCCCTGGCGGCCACGGGGCATGCGGGCGTGGTGAGCCGATTTCCGCACGTGCCGGGCATCGATGGAGCCGGCACGGTGGTGGAAAGCAACTCGCCGAAATTCCGCGCGGGCGACGAAGTGATTGTCACGAGTTTTGAACTGGGCGCGGCACGCTGGGGCGCGTATGCCGAGTTCATCCGCGTGCCGGCCGAGTGGGTCGTGCCGCTGCCCGCCGGATTAACGCTGCGGGAGAGCATGGTTTTGGGCACCGCTGGATTCACCGCGGCGCTGTGTGTTGAGGCAATCCAGCGGCAGGGCATTGGTCCGGAACGAGGCGATGTGGTGGTCACCGGCGCTAGCGGCGGCGTGGGCTCGTTGGCGGTGGCGATGTTGGCGCAAGCCGGCTTTCGTGTTTCGGCCGTGAGCGGAAAGCCGGCTGCAGCAGATTTGCTACGGCGACTGGGCGCGAAAGAAATTCTGCTCCGCGAAACGGTGACCGACACGTCCGGCAAGCCGTTGCTCAGAGCGCAGTGGGCGGCGGCCATCGACACCGTCGGCGGCACGGTTCTTTCCACGCTGCTGCGGTCGATGAAAGAACAAGGCTGTGTGACTGCCTGCGGATTGGTCGGCGGCACAGAATTGCCCATCACGGTGTATCCGTTCATTTTGCGGGGTGTGGTGTTGGCGGGCATTGATTCCGCTTGGTATCCGGCGGATAAACGGACCGCGCTGTGGGCGAAATTGGCCGGACTGTGGAAACCCGCGCAGCTCGATGAATTGTCGACCGAAGTGGCGCTGGCCGATTTGGAGCCGAAGATTGAAGACATTTTGGCCGGCCGCTCGGTAGGCCGCACTGTGGTGAAAATTTGA